In a single window of the Papaver somniferum cultivar HN1 chromosome 8, ASM357369v1, whole genome shotgun sequence genome:
- the LOC113303173 gene encoding probable cyclic nucleotide-gated ion channel 20, chloroplastic, protein MGNYLSHSILYTCSCSNFVFSGFSSVSGQHNAERDDKPMLWDNQSTSYTSRDVELPEFTVRTRSASMSKTPYSVDSFVNENQPVFHTGPLGSGRRAPPIVHMSGPLNPYQKPDSVFLPMKNLTVPTTPNILALDYSSFKYTDEKGSPVHSHSTTNEHLMKSGQLGMCNDPYCTTCPTYKKAAQWGNSKPHSDLRFQRFAQREDIKGWARRSYNFLYSHIPGIMNPHAKVVQQWNKFFVISCLVAIFVDPLFFLLLSVREELKCIVLDWRMAITIAVVRSVTDLIYAMHMILQFRLAYVAPESRVVGAGDLVDQPKKIALNYVYGYFFIDLFVVLPLPQIMILVVLPRYVGSSAANYAKNLLRATVLLQYIPRIFRCLPLLAGRSPSGFIFETAWANFVINLLMFVLAGHVVGSCWYLFGLQRVNQCLRDACDDFKNDDCKKFMDCGNGDNISSFQTYPSWVSWQKDKNATDCLDKDSKRFNYGIYGQAVKITTGRNNIVRYVYSLFWGFQQISTLAGNLVPSDFVWEVLFTMAIIALGLFLFALLIGNMQNFLIALGRRRLDMQLRRRDVEQWMDHRRLPEGVKRRVRQSERFSWAATQGINEEVLLGNLSEDLQIDVRRHLFKFVKKVRIFALMDDPIFDAICKKLKQKIYIPESRILYYGGPVDKLVFIVRGKLESVGADGNIAELSEGNVFGEELLALCLEQASVNRDGKKIKTPGHRVISNRTVTCLTNVESFSLKVDDLEEVTAFYAAFLRKPIVQAAIRYKSPFWRGLAATRIQVAWRYRKKRLSRANKSISQ, encoded by the exons ATGGGAAATTATTTATCTCATTCAATTCTGTATACTTGTAGCTGCAGCAATTTTGTGTTTTCTGGTTTTTCTTCTGT GTCTGGGCAACACAATGCCGAGAGAGATGACAAACCCATGCTATGGGATAACCAATCTACATCATACACATCTAGGGATGTTGAATTGCCAGAGTTCACAGTTAGGACCCGAAGTGCATCAATGTCCAAGACACCTTATTCAGTTGATTCATTTGTTAATGAAAACCAACCCGTCTTTCATACTGGTCCTTTGGGAAGTGGAAGAAGAGCTCCTCCAATTGTACATATGAGTGGTCCTCTTAACCCTTATCAGAAGCCCGATAGCGTTTTCTTGCCAATGAAAAACTTGACTGTCCCTACGACACCGAACATCTTGGCGTTAGACTATTCTTCATTCAAATACACAGATGAAAAAGGTTCCCCCGTTCACAGCCATTCCACCACAAATGAACATTTAATGAAGTCTGGGCAGTTAGGGATGTGTAATGATCCTTATTGCACAACATGCCCAACTTATAAGAAAGCCGCACAATGGGGAAACTCAAAGCCTCATTCTGACTTAAGG TTCCAGCGTTTTGCTCAGAGAGAAGATATCAAAGGCTGGGCAAGGAGATCCTATAACTTTCTTTATTCACATATTCCTGGCATCATGAATCCTCATGCTAAAGTTGTTCAACAGTGGAACAAATTTTTTGTCATATCTTGCTTGGTGGCAATTTTTGTAGATCCGTTGTTTTTCTTGTTGCTGTCAGTGCGAGAG GAGTTAAAATGTATAGTTCTTGATTGGCgtatggcaataacaattgcagTTGTGAGGAGCGTAACTGACTTAATTTATGCAATGCACATGATTCTTCAG TTTAGGCTGGCTTATGTTGCTCCTGAGTCTAGAGTTGTGGGTGCTGGAGATTTGGTGGATCAGCCAAAGAAAATTGCTCTCAATTATGTTTATGGctacttctttattgatttattTGTTGTGTTACCTCTTCCTCAG ATCATGATCTTGGTTGTTTTACCAAGATACGTGGGATCATCTGCTGCAAATTATGCAAAAAATCTTTTACGAGCGACAGTTCTTCTCCAGTATATACCAAGGATTTTCAGGTGTTTGCCATTGCTTGCTGGTCGCTCTCCAAGCGGCTTCATATTTGAGACTGCATGGGCCAACTTTGTTATTAACCTTCTCATGTTTGTACTAGCTGGGCATGTTGTTGGATCGTGTTGGTACCTTTTCGGCTTACAG AGGGTAAATCAGTGTCTTCGAGATGCTTGTGATGATTTTAAAAATGACGACTGCAAAAAGTTCATGGATTGTGGAAATGGAGATAACATAAGCTCCTTTCAGACATATCCAAGCTGGGTAAGCTGGCAAAAAGACAAAAATGCTACCGACTGCCTTGACAAAGATAGTAAACGTTTTAACTATGGGATCTATGGACAAGCTGTTAAAATCACTACCGGTCGTAATAACATTGTTAGATATGTCTACTCCTTGTTCTGGGGTTTCCAG CAAATCAGCACTCTGGCAGGAAATCTTGTTCCTAGTGACTTTGTATGGGAAGTTCTCTTCACTATGGCCATCATTGCACTTGGCTTGTTTCTTTTTGCACTGCTGATTGGAAATATGCAGAATTTTCTCATAGCGCTTGGTCGAAG GAGATTAGATATGCAACTTAGGCGCCGTGATGTTGAGCAATGGATGGATCACCGCAGACTGCCTGAAGGGGTAAAAAG ACGAGTCAGGCAATCAGAACGATTTAGCTGGGCTGCAACTCAAGGTATAAATGAAGAAGTTCTGCTGGGGAATCTGTCAGAGGACCTGCAAATAGATGTACGCCGTCATCTTTTCAAATTTGTCAAGAAA GTCCGGATCTTCGCTTTAATGGATGACCCAATCTTTGATGCCATCTGTAAAAAGTTAAAACAGAAGATATATATACCAGAAAGCAGAATTCTTTACTATGGAGGTCCAGTTGATAAGTTGGTTTTTATTGTAAGGGGGAAACTGGAGAGTGTTGGAGCAGATGGGAATATAGCCGAACTGTCAGAAGGAAATGTCTTTGGTGAAGAGCTTCTTGCATTGTGTCTTGAGCAAGCTTCAGTTAACAGAG ATGGCAAGAAAATCAAGACCCCAGGGCACCGTGTAATTTCCAACAGGACGGTTACGTGCTTAACTAATGTTGAATCCTTTTCTCTCAAGGTTGATGATCTAGAGGAAGTCACGGCCTTTTATGCAGCATTCCTGCGGAAGCCAATTGTTCAAGCAGCTATAAG GTATAAATCACCCTTTTGGAGAGGACTAGCAGCAACACGTATCCAAGTAGCATGGAGATACCGAAAGAAGCGTCTAAGCCGTGCTAACAAGTCTATATCACAGTGA
- the LOC113303174 gene encoding uncharacterized protein LOC113303174, protein MAPHHPSLINHPCHPKHPLSLLSSPPYPQGIFNCDACNRQDKGFCYHCKECKVDLHVHCAALPLSVNHNSHPQHHLKLTFLIPYPTNDFSCDICKNLGSKCWEYRCDSCGFDAHLNCATAISPTSVQRGVPVQLPQPMIQHQFPLPAAGHKQQTPPTLQNNNSFPRMTQPYAKPAPTGYNFATNQQYPNYYAMNHNQQTFGAPAMGVPTSGIHQTYYMQNQPGINPSMGASITQGFYQGVGQQAGQVLMQNMLGSYSAFGGGNVDPSALGDGNVDPSSLGGGNVDPSGGANFEWDHNALI, encoded by the exons ATGGCACCTCATCATCCGTCACTCATCAACCACCCCTGTCACCCTAAGCATCCTCTCTCGCTCCTCTCTTCTCCACCCTATCCTCAAGGCATTTTCAACTGTGATGCTTGTAATCGTCAAGACAAGGGATTCTGTTACCATTGCAAAGAGTGCAAAGTCGATCTTCACGTTCATTGCGCTGCTTTGCCTCTTTCTGTAAACCACAATTCTCATCCTCAACACCATCTTAAGCTGACCTTCCTTATCCCGTATCCAACCAACGACTTCTCTTGCGATATTTGCAAGAACTTAGGATCAAAATGTTGGGAATATCGCTGCGATTCTTGCGGGTTCGATGCTCATTTGAATTGTGCAACGGCCATTAGTCCTACATCCGTTCAGCGGGGGGTACCTGTTCAGCTACCACAGCCTATGATTCAACATCAATTTCCATTACCAG CTGCAGGTCATAAGCAGCAAACACCTCCGACACTTCAAAACAACAACTCATTTCCTCGTATGACACAGCCATATGCCAAACCTGCACCAACAGGGTACAACTTTGCGACTAATCAGCAGTACCCAAATTATTATGCCATGAATCATAATCAACAAACTTTTGGTGCACCAGCTATGGGCGTACCAACTTCGGGTATACATCAGACTTATTATATGCAAAATCAACCTGGTATTAATCCTTCAATGGGTGCATCGATAACTCAAGGGTTTTACCAAGGTGTAGGACAACAGGCAGGGCAAGTACTCATGCAGAATATGTTGGGATCATATTCAGCATTCGGTGGTGGGAATGTTGATCCATCAGCATTAGGTGATGGGAATGTTGATCCATCGTCATTAGGTGGTGGGAACGTTGATCCATCAGGTGGTGCGAATTTTGAATGGGACCATAACGCGTTAATCTAA